The Leptodactylus fuscus isolate aLepFus1 chromosome 5, aLepFus1.hap2, whole genome shotgun sequence genome segment tttggggaggggtcttggtgtgtgaggggagggggggatgactgacatgctggtggagttgAATCTGTTGAAGAATAGATTCAGCCCATTAATCTATTTCCGGCTTCTGTTTGTGCCAGTgtttgtcttaaagaggacctttcaccattttgcccatcctccccgctccacagcacagcgcgattggcgccgcgaggcagaaggacgttcctggataacagtcagaaacgcccttctgaccataggagagctacggtaccggaccatcagctcttcacactgggcccagatcgggactgtcagctttccggcagtatataacactgcctgtgggcaaaatggtgaaaggtcctctttaatgctattCCTGGAGATGGGATCACCAGGACAACGCCCTCCTAGGGTGTATAATCCCGATTATTAGGTGTCCCCCTACAGGGAGGCCCCAGACACGGTAGATGCGGCCCCTGCTCATGGGTGGCCCCTAATCCCCCCCACAGACGGGGTCTGTCAGGGAAACATTCTACTGTCACACTACTACTAACCATAGTGATAACAGACGTGGGGGAGGGGCCAGAAgggtctgcaggaggaggagggagggaggggccagaagagtctgcaggaggagggatgggacagaagagtctgcaggaggaggagggaggggccagaagagtctgcaggaggaggagggaggggccagaagagtctgcaggaggaggagacagaagagtctgcaggaggaggggacagaagagtctgcaggaggaggagacagaagagtctgcaggaggaggagacagaagagtctgcaggaggaggagacagaagagtctgcaggaggaggagacagaagagtctgcaggaggaggagacagaagagtctgcaggaggaggagacagaagagtctgcaggaggaggagacagaagagtctgcaggaggaggagacagaagagtctgcaggaggaggagggaggggccagaagagtctgcaggaggaggagacagaagagtctgcaggaggagggagacagaagagtctgcaggaggaggagggaggggccagaagagtctgcaggaggaggagggaggggccagaagagtctgcaggaggaggagacagaagagtctgcaggaggaggggacagaagagtctgcaggaggaggagacagaagagtctgcaggaggaggagacagaagagtctgcaggaggaggagacagaagagtctgcaggaggaggagacagaagagtctgcaggaggaggagacagaagagtctgcaggaggaggaggagggaggggccagaagagtctgcaggaggaggagggaggggccagaagagtctgcaggaggaggagggaggggccagaagagtctgcaggaggaggagggaggggccagaagagtctgcaggaggaggagggaggggccagaagagtctgcaggaggaggagggaggggccagaagagtctgcaggaggaggagacagaagagtctgcaggaggaggggacagaagagtctgcaggaggagggaggggccagaagagtctgcaggaggaggagggagggaggggccagaagagtctgcaggaggaggagggaggggccagaagagtctgcaggaggaggagggaggggccagaagagtctgcaggaggaggagggaggggccagaagagtctgcaggaggaggagggaggggccagaagagtctgcaggaggaggagggagggagggaggggccagaagagtctgcaggaggaggagggagggagggaggggccagaagagtctgcaggaggaggagggaggggccagaagagtctgcaggaggaggagggagggagggaggggccagaagagtctgcaggaggaggagggaggggacagaagagtctgcaggagggagggagggaggggccagaagagtctgcaggaggaggagggaggggccagaagagtctgcaggaggaggagggaggggccagaagagtctgcaggaggaggagacagaagagtctgcaggaggaggagacagaagagtctgcaggaggaggagacagaagagtctgcaggaggaggagacagaagagtctgcaggaggaggagacagaagagtctgcaggaggaggagacagaagagtctgcaggaggaggagacagaagagtctgcaggaggaggagacagaagagtctgcaggaggaggagggaggggccagaagagtctgcaggaggaggagacagaagagtctgcaggaggaggaggagggaggggccagaagagtctgcaggaggaggagacagaagagtctgcaggaggaggggacagaagagtctgcaggaggaggggacagaagagtctgcaggaggaggggacagaagagtctgcaggaggaggagacagaagagtctgcaggaggaggagacagaagagtctgcaggaggaggagacagaagagtctgcaggaggaggagacagaagagtctgcaggaggaggagacagaagagtctgcaggaggaggggacagaagagtctgcaggaggaggagacagaagagtctgcaggaggaggagacagaagagtctgcaggaggaggagacagaagagtctgcaggaggaggagacagaagagtctgcaggaggaggggacagaagagtctgcaggaggaggggacagaagagtctgcaggaggaggggacagaagagtctgcaggaggaggggacagaagagtctgcaggaggaggggacagaagagtctgcaggaggaggggacagaagagtctgcaggaggaggagacagggccagaagagtctgcaggaggagggaggggacagaagagtctgcaggaggaggagggaggggccagaagagtctgcaggaggaggggaggggggggacagaagagtctgcaggaggaggaggagggaggggccagaagagtctgcaggaggaggaggagggaggggccagaagagtctgcaggaggaggaggagggaggggccagaagagtctgcaggaggaggaggagggaggggccagaagagtctgcaggaggaggaggagggaggggacagaagagtctgcaggaggaggaggagggaggggacagaagagtctgcaggaggaggaggagggaagggacagaagagtctgcaggaggagggaggagacagaagagtctgcaggaggagggaggagacagaagagtctgcaggaggaggaggggacagaagagtctgcaggaggagggaggggacagaagagtctgcaggaggagggaggggacagaagagtctgcaggaggaggagagaggggccagaagagtctgcaggaggaggagagaggggccagaagagtctgcaggaggaggagagaggggccagaagagtctgcaggaggaggagaggaggggccagaagagtctgcaggaggaggaggagggaggggccagaagagtctgcaggaggaggaggagggaggggccagaagagtctgcaggaggaggaggagggaggggccagaagagtctgcaggaggaggaggagggaggggccagaagagtctgcaggaggaggaggagggaggggccagaagagtctgcaggaggaggaggagggaggggccagaagagtctgcaggaggaggaggagggaggggccagaagagtctgcaggaggaggaggagggaggggccagaagagtctgcaggaggaggaggagggaggggccagaagagtctgcaggaggaggaggagggaggggccagaagagtctgcaggaggaggaggagggaggggccagaagagtctgcaggaggaggaggagggaggggccagaagagtctgcaggaggaggaggagggaggggccagaagagtctgcaggaggaggaggagggaggggccagaagagtctgcaggaggaggaggagggaggggccagaagagtctgcaggaggaggagggagggaggggccagaagagtctgcaggaggaggaggagggaggggccagaagagtctgcaggaggaggaggagggaggggccagaagagtctgcaggaggaggaggagggaggggccagaagagtctgcaggaggaggaggagggaggggacagaagagtctgcaggaggaggagacagaagagtctgcaggaggaggagacagaagagtctgcaggaggaggagacagaagagtctgcaggaggaggagacagaagagtctgcaggaggaggagacagaagagtctgcaggaggaggagacagaagagtctgcaggaggaggagacagaagagtctgcaggaggaggagacagaagagtctgcaggaggaggagacagaagagtctgcaggaggaggagacagaagagtctgcaggaggaggagacagaagagtctgcaggaggaggagacagaagagtctgcaggaggaggagacagaagagtctgcaggaggaggagacagaagagtctgcaggaggaggagacagaagagtctgcaggaggaggagacagaagagtctgcaggaggaggagacagaagagtctgcaggaggaggagacagaagagtctgcaggaggaggagacagaagagtctgcaggaggaggagacagaagagtctgcaggaggaggagacagaagagtctgcaggaggaggagacagaagagtctgcaggaggaggagacagaagagtctgcaggaggaggagacagaagagtctgcaggaggaggagacagaagagtctgcaggaggaggagacagaagagtctgcaggaggaggagacagaagagtctgcaggaggaggagacagaagagtctgcaggaggaggagacagaagagtctgcaggaggaggagacaggggccagaagagtctgcaggaggagggaggggacagaagagtctgcaggaggaggagggaggggacagaagagtctgcaggaggaggagggaggggacagaagagtctgcaggaggaggagggaggggacagaagagtctgcaggaggaggggagggacagaagagtctgcaggaggaggaaggggacagaagagtctgcaggaggaggaaggggacagaagagtctgcaggaggaggaggagggaggggacagaagagtctgcaggaggaggagggaggggacagaagagtctgcaggaggagggaggggacagaagagtctgcaggaggaggaggagggaagggacagaagagtctgcaggaggaggaggagggaggggacagaagagtctgcaggaggagggatgggacagaagagtctgcaggaggagggaggggacagaagagtctgcaggaggaggagggaggggacagaagagtctgcaggaggaggagacagaagagtctgcaggaggaggagggaggggacagaagagtctgcaggaggaggagggaggggacagaagagtctgcaggaggaggaggggtgggTAAGACAGACTGCAGTGATCTCATCGGTCATGCAGTAGGGTCCGGATGCTTCATATTACACAAATACATTACAACCGCTCCGGCGTCATCATCCTCATGTAATATTTATTCCAGTATTTAGCGTTGATAAATAAAATCTCTCTGAATAAATTAGCGCAAATTGCGGATGTTGTAAACATTGATAATGGTGCAGAaaagagaacaactcccatcatcccacattcctataaaacatatataaaaggCGCCATCATCGTCCTCCTTATAAAACCGACCCCGCGAGCTGCCGGGACGTCAATCACCAACTGTCCACAGCCAAGCTCTCACATAAAATCCAAAATAAAACTCCCAAAACCACAAGAGAGAGGTGAACcgcagggggaggggcagtgcCACTTTGGATTATTCCGCCATTACAGCGCACTCCGTCTCAGTTACCGCCCAGTCTCCATCAGGGTTATAATGTGTTCTGCAAACTCCTGGATGGCGCCGAAGCCGCCTCTCTGTGAGCAGGCAAAGCTGTCTGTCATCTTGGCAGATGTTGATGCGTCCGCGGGGACCCCACAGGTGGCGGCGAGCTTCAGGCACTCCACGTCAGAGTCGCTGCATCCTGCAGGGGGCAGAAGGAGGGGTGAACATCACTGCACCCACAACCAACGGAAAAGCAGCAATCACTGACCCCCTCCCCTCATACTGACCCATATACGCCGCCTGGTTCCAGGACACTCCCATCTCGCTCATCCTCTTCTGCAACACTTCTCTTTTGTTGGCGACATTCGCCTCCACCTCACACGGAAGCCTCAGGGTGGAGATCAGCGATGGACTAATGGTCCTCTCCGAGATCAACAGAACCTGGCACAGCGACAGGAAGAGTCAGAGCTCAGGCCGTGCCAGGGGAAAGGGGGCTAAGGGTCAGGAACACAGGCCGCACCTCGGGAGGATGGCCAAAAGGGTCAGAACACAGGCCATGCCCAGGGAAGGGGGGCTAAGGGTCAGAGCACAGGCCGCGCCCGGGGAAGGAGGGCTAAGGGCAGGAACAGAGGCCGCGCCCGGGGAAAGGGGGGCTAAGGGCAGGAACAGAGGCTGCGCCCGGGGAAAGGGGGGCTAAGGGCAGGAACAGAGGCCACGCCCGGGGAAGGAGGGCTAAGGGCAGGAACAGAGGCCGCGCCCGGGGAAAGGGGGGCTAAGGGCAGGAACACAGGCCTCACCTGGGGAGGATGGCCAAAAGGGTCAGAGCACAGGCCATGCCTGGGGAAGGGGGGCTAAGGGCAGGAACAGAGGCCGCGCCCGGGGAAAGGGGGGCTAAGGGCAGGAACAGAGGCCGCGCCCGGGGAAAGGGGGGCTAAGGGCAGGAACACAGGCCTCACCTGGGGAGGATGGCCAAAAGGGTCAGAGCACAGGCCATGCCTGGGGAAGGGGGGCTAAGGGCAGGAACAGAGGCCGCGCCCGGGGAAAGGGGGGCTAAGGGCAGGAACAGAGGCCGCGCCCGGGGAAAGGGGGGCTAAGGGCAGGAACAGAGGCTGCGCCCGGGGAAAGGGGGGCTAAGGGCAGGAACAGAGGCTGCGCCCGGGGAAAGGGGGGGCTAAGGGCAGGAACAGAGGCTGCGCCCGGGGAAAGGGGGGCTAAGGGCAGGAACAGAGGCTGCGCCCGGGGAAAGGGGGGCTAAGGGCAGGAACAGAGGCTGCGCCCGGGGAAAGGGGGGCTAAGGGCAGGAACAGAGGCTGCGCCCGGGGAAAGGGGGGCTAAGGGCAGGAACAGAGGCCGCGCCCGGGGAAAGGGGGGGATAAGGGCAGGAACAGAGGCCGCGCCCGGGGAAAGGGGGGCTAAGGGCAGGAACACAGGCCATGCCCGGGGAAAGGGGGCTAAGGGTCAGAGCACAGGCCGCGCCCAGGAAAGGGGGGCTAAGGGTCAGTCTCACTCTCTTCCACAACAGGACTAAACCCCACCCATTCAATGGCCATGAGGCTGTACTACATGTGCGCCCCCGATGCCTCAGCAGACCCCTTTGCCCTTACAGTGGTAGTTAGGGGAGGGGGATTGAGCACTGATCTGCCACTAGCCTGCTGATATTGGGGGGTTCTCGGGGTCCCCCTCGCCTGTACTCACCGTGACCCCCCGCTCCAGCAGTTTCCGGATGCCGTCGAGATCCCGCAGACTGTAGGAAATGAACTCGTGCTCCTGATTGACGTAGACTCGGCCGTCGGTGAGGCAGCCATCGATGTTACACACCAGCAGCTTCACCACCGTGGGCGCCGATTTACCGAAATACCCGAACCTTGTGGAAAGAGAGGGAGTGCGTTACCTCACCTCACCAGCAGGGGCGCTGCTGCCCCAAGACTATATATCATAGGCATCATATAAGCAGCAATATTATGTTATAGGAGGAGCCTGAGTTTGGAGGCGTGGTCTCAGCTCACCTTTTAACCCTTTGTTCTGCAATGGGCCAGTCCAGGTCGATGTCGATGTCTATGCTGTGCTCCGGCTTCATCTCATAATACGCCGTCTTCCCACCCTGAAGaaacgatgacatcatcaggcaGGGATTACTAAGTCTGACACAGCGCCATCTCTACTAAGGAGGCCATGTCTGGTACTACAGCTCCACTAACCTGCAGGAGGCCGCGCACGATCAGCTCTCTGGTGGCAAAGTAGAAAGAGCCGTTCTCGTAGAGTTCGCCTCTCCAGTCCTGACGGCGCGGCCGACGAGATGGGTTCAGGTTCTCGGGCACCGTGGCCTCACCTGTGTGACATCACCAGAGATCACTTATGCCGGTCCCGCccccatacagtgtatacagcaactAATCCTGGCTCCGCCCCCTCACCTGTGTGACATCACCAGAGATCACTTATGCCGGTCCCACCCCCATACAGCTCCTAATCCTGGCTCCGCCCCCTCACCTGTGTGACATCACCAGAGATCACTTATGCCGGTCCCGCccccatacagtgtatacagctcctaatCCTGGCCCCGCCCCCTCACCTGTGTGACATCACCAGAGATCACTTATGCCGGTCCCGCccccatacagtgtatacagctcctaatCCTGGCCCCGCCCCCTCACCTGTGTGACATCACTTATGCCGGTCCCGCccccatacagtgtatacagctcctaatCCTGGCCCCGCCCCCTCACCTGTGTGACATCACTTATGCCGGTCCCGCCCCCATAgagtgtataatatagtatatacagctccTAATCCTGGCCCCGCCCCCTCACCTGGCGCCTTCACCTCTCTCCACCGGAACAGGTGATGCCGGACGACAGAGAAGACGGAGTCGTAGCGGTGGGTGCGGATCATGTCCACCACCTTGGTGAGGTCGGAGGGGTGCAGGCACGGGGAGGTGGCCTGGATGTTCCCCACAATATCCACCTCTATGGAAGAGAAGAAGACGGAGAGCGATTCAACATGGCGGCCCCAGCGCATCCCCGATATGAGGGCGAGCGGCGGCGGTGCGGGTCAGACCTGGGTGATGCTGCAGGAACTCCTGGATGGTCTCTAAGGAGGAGGACGTGTCCCTGGAGACCTCCGCGCTCCTCCGGTGAACCTGCGCCCCAAAATCCTTCGCCACCTTCTCTATTTCATCGTTGTCCGTAGAAACCCAAACGCTGAAAGAAAAGAAACGCTGAAAAATACGAGACGGAAAAATCAAAACCCCCAATATCCAGTGCAGGgcggactacaacacccagcaataACATCACACCCCCAATATCCAGTGCAGGgcggactacaacacccagcaataACATCACACCCCCAATATCCAGTGCAGGgcggactacaacacccagcaataACATCACACCCCCAATATCCAGTGCAGGgcggactacaacacccagcaataACATCACAACCCCCAATATCCAGTGCAGGgcggactacaacacccagcaataACATCACACCCCCAATATCCAGTGCAGGgcggactacaacacccagcaataACATCACAACCCCCAATATCCAGTGCAGGgcggactacaacacccagcaataACATCACACCCCCAATATCCAGTGCAGGgcggactacaacacccagcaataACATCACACCCCCAATATCCAGTGCAGGgcggactacaacacccagcaataACATCACACCCCCAATATCCAGTGCAGGgcggactacaacacccagcaataACATCACACCCCCAATATCCAGTGCAGGgcggactacaacacccagcaataACATCACAACCCCCAATATCCAGTGCAGGgcggactacaacacccagcaataACATCACACCCCCAATATCCAGTGCAGGgcggactacaacacccagcaataATATCACACCCCCAATATCCAGTGCAGGgcggactacaacacccagcaataACATCACAACCCCCAATATCCAGTGCAGGgcggactacaacacccagcaataACATCACACCCCCAATATCCAGTGCAGGgcggactacaacacccagcaataACATCACACCCCCAATATCCAGTGCAGGgcggactacaacacccagcagtaATATCACACCCCCAATATCCAGTGCAGGgcggactacaacacccagcaataACATCACAACCCCCAATATCCAGTGCAGGgcggactacaacacccagcaataACATCACACCCCCAATATCCAGTGCAGGgcggactacaacacccagcaataATATCACACCCCCAATATCCAGTGCAGGgcggactacaacacccagcaataACATCACACCCCCAATATCCAGTGCAGGgcggactacaacacccagcaataACATCACACCCCCAATATCCAGTGCAGGgcggactacaacacccagcaataACATCACACCCCCAATATCCAGTGCAGGgcggactacaacacccagcagtaATATCACACCCCCAATATCCAGTGCAGGgcggactacaacacccagcaataACATCACAACCCCCAATATCCAGTGCGGGgcggactacaacacccagcaataACATCACACCCCCAATATCCAGTGCAGGgcggactacaacacccagcaataACATCACAACCCCCAATATCCAGTGCGGGgcggactacaacacccagcaataACATCACACCCCCAATATCCAGTGCAGGgcggactacaacacccagcaataACATCACACCCCCAATATCCAGTGCAGGgcggactacaacacccagcaataACATCACAACCCCCAATATCCAGTGCGGGgcggactacaacacccagcaataACATCACACCCCCAATATCCAGTGCAGGgcggactacaacacccagcaataACATCACACCCCCAATATCCAGTGCGGGgcggactacaacacccagcaataATATCACAACCCCCAATATCCAGTGCAGGgcggactacaacacccagcaataACATCACACCCCCAATATCCAGTGCAGGgcggactacaacacccagcaataGCTAATACTCAGGCCTAAGGGTCAGTGGAGATAACAGGGGTGACCGGGGGTGACCGTCTCCTTGCTCCGGCCTCACCTGTCGAAGCCCTGACTGTCCAGCGCCGCCCGCAGCACCCAGGCTATGAGCGGCTTCCCCGCCAGCCTCTTGATGTTCTTCAGCGGGATTCCCTTGCTGCCGCCCCGGGCCAGCACCACCGCCGCCAGGTGCCGCCTCCTCCCGCCCGGCTCCCCGCTGCCCATATCCGCCGCCATGTTGGACGAGTCGTGACAGGACACGCCCACTTCCGTACACGTCATCAATAGGCTGCGTCATGTGACAGGAGGAAAGGCTGACCCGAGCCAATCACAGGAGCTCAGCTTGATCACATGACATTAACCCATCCCTCCCCGGACAAAAGCCTGACGTGTGATACTTGTCTTATTTTATCCTGTCATGTGTAATACAGTCTGCGGTATCTAATCCCaccatgtatctaatcccaccatgtatctaatcccaccGTGTATCTAACCATatcatgtatctaatcccacaatgtatctaatcccaccgtgtatctaatcccaccgtgtatctaatcccaccgTGTATCTAACCccaccgtgtatctaatcccaccgTGTATCTAACCATATCATGTATCTAACCccaccgtgtatctaatcccaccgTGTATCTAACCATATCATGTATCTAACCccaccgtgtatctaatcccaccgtgtatctaatcccaccaTATATCTAATCCCaccatgtatctaatcccaccGTGTATGTAATCccaccgtgtatctaatcccaccgtgtatctaatcccaccaTGTATCTAACCATATCATGTATCTAACCccaccgtgtatctaatcccaccgtgtatctaatcccaccaTGTATCTAACCATatcatgtatctaatcccaccgtgtatctaatcccaccaTATATCTAATCccaccgtgtatctaatcccaccgTGTATCTAATCTCACCATGTATCTAATATCACCGTGTATCTAATCtcaccgtgtatctaatcccaccgTGTATCTATTCCCACCATGTATCTATTCCCACCATGTATCTATTCCCaccatgtatctaatcccatgaTGATACAGTCTGTAGTCCGCCGCTGTCTCTGTGTGGCCTCTCCTCATATGGACAGAGGTGGAGGGAACATCTGCCCTATGACTTCTGCGTAGCGGTGCAGGCGTCTccgtgatgacatcactgtcctGAGCCGTCCGCACCGGTCTGCAGGAATCCTGTGTCAGTCTCATGCCCTGACTACTTGTATATGCTGGTGTTCTGGTGGGTTCTGATCCGGTGGTCCGGGGTCTGCTGGTGTTCCAGGGTCTTCTGGTGGTCCGGGGTCTGCTGGTGGTCCGGGGTCTTCTGGTGGTCCGGGGTCTGCTGGTGGTCCGGGGTCTGCTGGTGGTCCGGGGTCTGCTGGTGGTCCGGGGTCTTCTGGTGGTCCGGGGTCTCCTGGTGGTCCGGGGTCTTCTGGTGTTCCGGGGTCTCCTGGTGGTCCGGGGTCTGCTGGT includes the following:
- the CMAS gene encoding N-acylneuraminate cytidylyltransferase: MAADMGSGEPGGRRRHLAAVVLARGGSKGIPLKNIKRLAGKPLIAWVLRAALDSQGFDSVWVSTDNDEIEKVAKDFGAQVHRRSAEVSRDTSSSLETIQEFLQHHPEVDIVGNIQATSPCLHPSDLTKVVDMIRTHRYDSVFSVVRHHLFRWREVKAPGEATVPENLNPSRRPRRQDWRGELYENGSFYFATRELIVRGLLQGGKTAYYEMKPEHSIDIDIDLDWPIAEQRVKRFGYFGKSAPTVVKLLVCNIDGCLTDGRVYVNQEHEFISYSLRDLDGIRKLLERGVTVLLISERTISPSLISTLRLPCEVEANVANKREVLQKRMSEMGVSWNQAAYMGCSDSDVECLKLAATCGVPADASTSAKMTDSFACSQRGGFGAIQEFAEHIITLMETGR